GAACATAAAGAACAAATGGAAGAAGCGATATTGGCCCTCGATTTCCCATGTATATTAAAGCCGACTTTGGGCCATGAGTTTCGAAAAAAAATAAATAAAAAGGCCATATTCATAAAAGATCCAGATCAACTAAGAAATGAGTATGAATTGTATCGACAGCATGGAAAGCTCATCATTCAGGAAATCATTCCTGGCGACAATCAGCATTTTTATAAAGTGGCCACTTTTTATGACGACAATATGGAGCTACTAGCGTTATTTTCTTTGCAAAAGAATCATCAATTCCCAGCTGAATTTGGAACGGGAGCTCATATTGTTAGTAAACAAGTTCCAGAATTGGTGGATATGTGTTTACCATTTTTTAAAAAAATGAACCTTAAAGGTATTGGTATGGCAGAGTTTAAAAAGGACCCCCGAGATGGGATTTATAAGTTTATTGAAATAAATCCTCGTTTTTGGTTAACGCATAGCTTGACAGGACCTGCTGGCGTGGATTTTGTTTATATGTATTATTTATATTTAACCAAGCAAAACCCCGGGCCGAGGCTCAAACAAATAGACGGTGTCAAATGGATTTATCTTGTGCGGTATTATTTAACGTTCCGTCACAAGAAAAAAAGAGCTGAAATGACGTGGAAAGATTTTTATGAAGGTTTGCGAGGCAAAAAAGAGTTTGCTTTGTTTGCATGGGATGATCCAATGCCATTCATTAGAAGTGCGTGGTCTCATTTGAAGAACGCCTGGAAACAAAAACGAAAGGAATGAAAACGTTGTACGAGGCAAAAGTATTATTCCATCATTTTGAGAAGTTGAAGATTTCAGAAAAGCTTTCTTATTCAATGGCCGAGAGGGTTGTAATAGACCCTGCTAAAATCGAGTGTCTAAAATCAACAACAAGAATGAGTATCTACAAATTATCTCTTCGAAAGAAAACGAATCATTATCCCATTATTTTAAAAATATATCATTCAACAAACTATAAAAATGAAGTAGAGATTAATGTATATCAGAGAGCTTATCCTATATTGAAAGAGTTTCTTCCTCAAATATACCATGTTGAAAAAAACGGAAATGACACCTGGATATTCATGGAATTTGTTCAGCAAGTACGCGGCCAGATCACCTTCTCCCCGAAACATTTTGACTACATTATCCCCACAGTTGCCAAACTTCACGCACACACATTTGAAGACAATTTTAAAAAGCATAAAGATGTTTGGAAATCTTGGCTTCCTATTTATGAATCAAGCCACATGAGAAGTAATCGAGCCAAATATATTGGAAAGACGATTGCTTTTCTCGATGACGCAGCGAAAGACGACCGGTTAAGGGAGATCATTAAACCCTATCATAAACCGTTAATAAAACTATGTCATAAGGGACCGGATTTTTTCCCGAAACTATTTGAAAATGGTTCATCTATAACGCATGGTGATCTTCATATGCAAAACATATGCAGCAACAATGTGACACCGGGTGCACCATGGAACATCCAGTTTATCGATTGGGAGTCCATTAAATATGCACCCGTCTGGTTTGATATGGTTGTTTTAGTCGAAATATTATTAGGTTTCAGAAAAGATTGGCAGAGCCATGCAGAAGAAATTCGCACGCATTGTGTGAAATTATATACAAAACAAATGCAGAAGAATGGCATTCAATTTAAAACGGCTCCAATTGACCTTTATAAAATGGCGTATTTGCAGAGAACATTAGAAAAGGGATTGCATACCCAGCTACGAAGAATATTTGATAACCGCGGTGGCGAGCTATTAACGTATCATCTTGAAAGAGTTTCAACTTGGGGAAGAGAATTAGGTTTATAAGATAAATAAAATTTTCACATTAGTAGAGTTAGGAGGAGATGCTTCTGAATACAATAAAGGAAGAGCGAAATGAATACATCTGTCCCTTCCATGCGAGCCTGCTAAAAGTCATGGATGAATACTATAAAATAGATAGTAAAAAGAATCATTTAATGGAACCATTTCAGACATTTGGAATCAAAAAGAATCGCATACCAAGTAAAACAAATAAACTAAAGATCCTCTACGTAACGTTTTTGCGATATCCAAATACTGGAGGGTTATCAAATTATATTACTTCCTTAAAAACAGGTTTTGAAAAGTATGGTCATGACGTAGATGTCATCTCACCTACTCAAATGACAGCAGTTCATCTAGAGCAAGATATCCCGCAGGCTGCCGAACATGCAAGGGACTTTCTGCTGCAACGATATGGTACAGTTAATGAAAAAATTATAAAAAACACTAGTTTCATGAACGTGTATAAGTCTTTCTTAAGAGGAAGAGGTCTAGAACAATATGATGTGTTTCATGCACAAGATTTATTTTCTGCCTTTTTATTAGGACAACTAAATCTAGAATATAAGAAACCTCTTTTTTTTACACCGCATGGACATTTTACAAAAAGCCGGTTAAAGTTCGATAAAATAAAAAAAGGATCAATTGAGGAAGTTTATTTTAGTGAAATTGAAAAACAGGGAATAAGAGCATCTGATCAAATCATAACGATCAGTAATTCTTTTCATTCCCCTTTAAAAGAGTATGGCGCAAAGATAGAACAACTGGTTACTGTTCATACAGGCATACATTTTCATCAAGCTTCTATACCTAAACAAGAGTATGATGATAATCTTGTAATTTCCTGTGTTTCCCGCCTTTCTCCCAGAAAGGGTCATGACATTTTTCTCAAAGCGCTCTCGCAAATTCAACAAGATTTATCTAATGTAGAAATATGGATTGTTGGTGATGGTGTCATGAGAGAAAGACTAGAAGACCAAGTACTACAACTTGGTCTCGACAATATCAGGTTCTTTGGCAGAAGAACAGATATACCAGAAATCCTTTCCTCTTCTGCTATCTATGTCTTACCTACCATTAACGATAATTTTCCGATTTCAATTATTGAAGCTATGTTTTCTCGTCAAGCTATTGTTACAACAAATTGCGGTGGTATACCAGAAATGATTCAAAACGGAAAAACAGGGATCATTTGTGAACCGGGAAATGTACAACAACTTTCCGATGCTCTTAAATTGCTTTTAGCAAATAAGAGTCTTCGTGAACGTTTAGGAAGAAATGCTCAGGAATATTCACGACAACATCTAACTCAAGGTGGGATGATTTCAAAGATAGAAAGAATCTATCACTCTTTTATAAGCGATATGTAGAACATGTATGGAACGTCGTAATAAAAGAAATGATGCCTCAATCTATAAAGGAGAAATTCTTCATAGCCAGTTAAATAATAGTAAAGCGATTGAAGTATTAAAATGGAAGCCTGCTTCAGACGTCTCATTTGGTTTAGACCAAACGATTTCTTACTTAAAGAAAGCAAATCAAAGTAAAAGCTGACTTAAAGAAATTTGTATGTATGAAGAATGAATAGATAACTCATATGTGAGGAGCTAGTGTATTTGTCAATTGAAAATCCAGCCATTTTGTCATTAAAAACCCAGCCACTTCTTCGAAGTAATTGAAGAAGAATGGCTGGGTTTTTAACGATTATACGGGCTGACTTTTAGATTACCAAATACAAAAGTCGCTTTAGTGACACTAAAATTTCTTTTATTTTACGTCTTACTCGCAATCCGCTCCATTACTTTCTCTAACTCATCCGGCTTCAAAAACTCAATAGGAGAGAATCCCTTCTCAAACGTAAGTGTATCCGCCTCAATCATTAGTACATATTTATCATTAACCTTGGCAATATGAATCTGTTCCCCAAAATCTGCAAGCAATGCCTTCACAGAAATATGATCTGCCTTTAGCTTTAATTCTATCTCAGGGGTATGCTCCACAATTTGCGCTGTAGCTTCCATTACTTCTTCCGTTGTGAAATGTTCCATAATTTCACGCTTAGGACTGGCGGCCCATACTTCCATCGCTTGGTCGAATTGTTCTCGTTCTTCCGTACCTTCTTCAAATACGTCTTCGATTTGGTCGTATACCATGTCCATAACTTGTGTTTTCATAATTTCTGGCATAGAGCGTTCGTATTCGACGAATTTTAAGAAATCCTCAAAGTAGCGTGCGTGTGATGCTTGGTGGATTTTTAGTTCGCCAGGCTCGACAATGCCTTCTTCTGGCATGTATGGGTATTGAATAGATTTCATATTTTTTGTCGTAATTGCCATTTCAACGTTGCGAATAAGTGTTGTTTCGTCGGAAATGGAAGCAACTTTTGGCTCGAAGTCACACTTCATAACGAATACGAATGGATCGTCAAAGTATTTCCTCAGTTTTGCTTGAGTAACTAAAAATATACCACCGCGTACTGCACTTGTATCGATATATGTATAAACGAGAGGTTCACTCATATCTTTAAAATTCTCTTTCGTTTCTGCAAAACGGATACGATTAAATAAATTATAATGAGGGTTGGAATCGAATTCGTGCCCAGTTTCTACAATAAATCGACCAATCTTTGTTGGGGCTTGTTCGGTTTTTGCATGACGTTCTACTTTTCGTTTAGATATTTTTAATAATTCACCATCTAAGAACTCTTTTAATGGGCTGTCCTCATATTCTTCAGCATCTAACGTTTGAAAATGTTTATATCGCTTATCTGCTTGTTCACCTTTTCCTTCTACTTGTACGACATAGAAGGAGAGGAAGTTTATTTCAAAATCCATATTTATCACCTTGTTTCATTTCATTGACTCTTATCAGTATAGAGATGGAGAAAACTTTCGTCAATTTAATAAAATAAAACGGATAACAGAGGCTTACTATCTGTTAATTTGAAATATAGGAAGGGAGAGTCCCTTCCTATATAGTTCTTTGTTTTACTAATTTAAAATCCATCCTCAAGTGCTGAAAATGGAATGTTTAGTCGATTCTCTACAGTACGTAAACGCTGATTTAATCGATTGAGTCTACGTGTATGACGTTCTACTGTCTGCTGAAGTTGATTTACTCTTTGTTCTAGCTCATTTACTCGTCTTTCTAACTGACGGCCGCCACTACCTGGAAAGGAAATTGGAATTTGAAATTGTCTATTTGGATCATATGGATCAATTTGTTCTGTTTGTTCTATATATGGTTGATATTGCGATTGCCCGTCATATGATGGTTGATAGTTATAAAGGTTGTAGGGGGCATATGAATTATAGGGATACATAAACATCCTCCGTTCTCTAAATTTGCTTGAATTCATCATAATGTATGTGTAAGAGCGGATAGGTGGCACGGCAAATACCTATTTTGAATAGGGTGCTTCATCAAATGTATTTAAGAGAATTTGTGATAAGTTTTTATAAATGAGAATTGCCTATGAAGAATTCCAAAATATTAATGTATTAAAATTGTTTTTGAATAATCATTTGGTATATACTGGTTAAATAAGAGGGGCATTACAAACTTAAGTTTTTTAAGTAAATATGTGTAGACATTTCTTAAAGAAAAGAGTAATTTTAATATAGTGGAAATCAAATTGTAATATTTTGTAGTCATATTGCAAAGTCATGTAATCATACATACATAAAATTGAAAACAAAGAGTAATGGTAGGGAAAAGGAGAGAGTATATTGTTACGTAAGGTACAAAGTATAGTAATAGGGGCACTATGTGTAAGCATAGTGAGTGGATGTGGTACAAAAATAAGTGAAGTTTCATTAGTAAGTGGCATAGGAGAGCATGCAGTAGAAGCTAAGACTGGTGTCAATGAAAGTGTAAGTTTAGTAGATGCTAGAAGTGGTAAAGAAGTAAAAAATGTTAATATAGCAAGCTTAGGTTATTTTGAAGATGAAAATAAGTTTAAAAAAGAAGTAACGAAGGTTGCTAAGGAAGTCGGAAAAACTATTGATCAAAAGATGGTCCCTTCTCGTATGGCAAGTGATGGAACATGGCAAGAAGGTAAGCCTTCTTATGAGTTAATGGAAAAAGAGCTAGTAGATAAACTAATGAACGTAGGAATGTGGGATTCTTCGTACCAACTACCAATTGTTGAGAAAAAACCTGTAGCGAAGCCGGAAGATGCAAGTGGAAATGGTGCAGTTTTAGGAAGGTATGAAACAAACTTAGGTGGTTCTACAGGTGGTAGAATCGAGAATATTCGTTTGTCTGCAAGTAATATTAGTGGTGTCGTATTAGGAAAAGGAGATCGTTTCTCTTTTAACGCATTAATTGGAGATACAACACCAGACAAGGGGTATCAGTTAGGAAAAGAGATTGTTGACGGGAAACTAGTAGATGGTTATGGCGGAGGAGTATGTCAAACATCTTCTACTCTTTTTAATGCTGCAGATCAAGCTGGTTTAAAAATGGTGGAGAGAACTACACACTCCAAAACAGTAGGATACGTTCCACAAGGCCGAGATGCTACAATTGCATATCCATATTTAGATTTAGTGTTTGAAAATACAAATGAAGTGCCTGTGAAGCTTTATATGAGCATAGAGGGTGGAAAACTTGTTGCTGAGGTACGTGCAGCAAGATAAGAATTACCGTACATAAAAGTCTTATAGATTCAACTAACGATTAGTGGAAGATTAGGGGAATCTCCACTGATCGAAGTTTCACTTTATTATGATCTGAGCCATTCTTTCTAGTATTTTTCTAGAAGGGGTGGCTTTTTGTATACGTATAAATCAGTAATGAAAATTTATCCGCTATTCGCGGGCA
This sequence is a window from Bacillus pseudomycoides DSM 12442. Protein-coding genes within it:
- a CDS encoding phosphotransferase, with product MYEAKVLFHHFEKLKISEKLSYSMAERVVIDPAKIECLKSTTRMSIYKLSLRKKTNHYPIILKIYHSTNYKNEVEINVYQRAYPILKEFLPQIYHVEKNGNDTWIFMEFVQQVRGQITFSPKHFDYIIPTVAKLHAHTFEDNFKKHKDVWKSWLPIYESSHMRSNRAKYIGKTIAFLDDAAKDDRLREIIKPYHKPLIKLCHKGPDFFPKLFENGSSITHGDLHMQNICSNNVTPGAPWNIQFIDWESIKYAPVWFDMVVLVEILLGFRKDWQSHAEEIRTHCVKLYTKQMQKNGIQFKTAPIDLYKMAYLQRTLEKGLHTQLRRIFDNRGGELLTYHLERVSTWGRELGL
- a CDS encoding carbamoyl-phosphate synthase, with the translated sequence MNHEHAAVVLDLSANGIGIIRSLARKGINVYAFDIEKPYKIGKSRLASCGVCPSPLSEEKELLTFLINLAKEFKLKPILYTGADDYVVFISKYRMELSNYYLFLFPEHSLIEEILDKHKMYELAVKHNIPCPKTYVIEHKEQMEEAILALDFPCILKPTLGHEFRKKINKKAIFIKDPDQLRNEYELYRQHGKLIIQEIIPGDNQHFYKVATFYDDNMELLALFSLQKNHQFPAEFGTGAHIVSKQVPELVDMCLPFFKKMNLKGIGMAEFKKDPRDGIYKFIEINPRFWLTHSLTGPAGVDFVYMYYLYLTKQNPGPRLKQIDGVKWIYLVRYYLTFRHKKKRAEMTWKDFYEGLRGKKEFALFAWDDPMPFIRSAWSHLKNAWKQKRKE
- a CDS encoding VanW family protein, with product MLRKVQSIVIGALCVSIVSGCGTKISEVSLVSGIGEHAVEAKTGVNESVSLVDARSGKEVKNVNIASLGYFEDENKFKKEVTKVAKEVGKTIDQKMVPSRMASDGTWQEGKPSYELMEKELVDKLMNVGMWDSSYQLPIVEKKPVAKPEDASGNGAVLGRYETNLGGSTGGRIENIRLSASNISGVVLGKGDRFSFNALIGDTTPDKGYQLGKEIVDGKLVDGYGGGVCQTSSTLFNAADQAGLKMVERTTHSKTVGYVPQGRDATIAYPYLDLVFENTNEVPVKLYMSIEGGKLVAEVRAAR
- a CDS encoding glycosyltransferase family 4 protein, whose product is MLLNTIKEERNEYICPFHASLLKVMDEYYKIDSKKNHLMEPFQTFGIKKNRIPSKTNKLKILYVTFLRYPNTGGLSNYITSLKTGFEKYGHDVDVISPTQMTAVHLEQDIPQAAEHARDFLLQRYGTVNEKIIKNTSFMNVYKSFLRGRGLEQYDVFHAQDLFSAFLLGQLNLEYKKPLFFTPHGHFTKSRLKFDKIKKGSIEEVYFSEIEKQGIRASDQIITISNSFHSPLKEYGAKIEQLVTVHTGIHFHQASIPKQEYDDNLVISCVSRLSPRKGHDIFLKALSQIQQDLSNVEIWIVGDGVMRERLEDQVLQLGLDNIRFFGRRTDIPEILSSSAIYVLPTINDNFPISIIEAMFSRQAIVTTNCGGIPEMIQNGKTGIICEPGNVQQLSDALKLLLANKSLRERLGRNAQEYSRQHLTQGGMISKIERIYHSFISDM
- a CDS encoding DUF3900 domain-containing protein; the encoded protein is MDFEINFLSFYVVQVEGKGEQADKRYKHFQTLDAEEYEDSPLKEFLDGELLKISKRKVERHAKTEQAPTKIGRFIVETGHEFDSNPHYNLFNRIRFAETKENFKDMSEPLVYTYIDTSAVRGGIFLVTQAKLRKYFDDPFVFVMKCDFEPKVASISDETTLIRNVEMAITTKNMKSIQYPYMPEEGIVEPGELKIHQASHARYFEDFLKFVEYERSMPEIMKTQVMDMVYDQIEDVFEEGTEEREQFDQAMEVWAASPKREIMEHFTTEEVMEATAQIVEHTPEIELKLKADHISVKALLADFGEQIHIAKVNDKYVLMIEADTLTFEKGFSPIEFLKPDELEKVMERIASKT